The Fusarium poae strain DAOMC 252244 chromosome 2, whole genome shotgun sequence nucleotide sequence GGCTGATAGACGTGCGGCATGTGGTAATGTCCGACATTGAACAATTGATCGCATTTCCTAGGCTATTGATCTTCCTATTGCTGTGCATGGTGCGAACTCAATTACGAAATAAGAGACTACAAGCTATTTCCGCTATACTATTCCTCCTAGCTAAAATCAAAGCCGGCAGACTAAAACGAAAAAAACCAAACGAAAGACGGTCCAATACATCGCTACTGCACACCATAAACAAAAACTCTTTCCATAAAAAGCTTCAACCCTCACGCCTGTCGGCAGCACAAAAGAACGAACTCATCTCCCACAACAAGACACACTTAGATATAGTACATCGAGTTGGCCAGGTCCGCATGGACCTGCTTCGAGCCACTGGCACTTGAGCCTGGTCCAGCTGTGGAGACACTTTCAACGTCGCTGATTTCGAAGAACTCAGGCCTGTGACATCTCGCTCGAGTGCACACAATATCTGCATAGTATGCCGCGGGGCAAATGCTTACAGCCTTGGTGGCTCGGCCGAATAAGTAGCAGAGCTCATGAGTATATCTCTCCAATTCATTGGCTGCCTCGGCTCTGTACTTCGCTCGGAAGACCTCGTCCAGCAACACAGTATAGTGCGCAGGGCGAGCGGTGCCTTTGATGCTGGAATGCGCAGTAAGAAAGAAGTCCCAGTATCGAGCCTGCGTAACACCACGATCGACAATGGTGCCATTTTCGATGTTGTTTTTCGACGTCATGCTCTCGGCAGAAGTAGGATAAAAACGAGTCTGATGCCTCTTGACGGAAACAATAAGAGAGATTTTCGGTGCCTTGTTCTTGGGGTACTTGGCATTGCAGGCGATGCGAATGCGTGGCAGCTCTTTCTGTAGAACTTGAGCAAACTGGCCCTCTGACACGCCATCACGGAATATAACGATATTCTCAGGCAGCTGTTGTCTGTTGTGCATTTGCCAAAGTTCCAGGCGTGACTTGAATGCTTCAGTCAAGGTCTCGTCCAGCATCTCTTGCTTGGACGACTGCTCCCAAGAGTAGGCTGGCCATTGTCCCATGTCTCGGTCGATGGTGGCCACCAAACCGACTAAACTGGGGGCAGCATCACTCTGGTCCAAAGGCATGTTGGTTGGGTGAGTGACGTCGTACCCTACCACCATTGTTTTGCCCTCTTTAATGAGGCCGAACTCGTTGTGAAGTTTGTGGTTTACACCACCTGCTTTCAGGTTCCATTTGAGGGCACAGTTAGCAAAATATTGCAGAGGGTTTTTGTTGGATGTAATCTTGTCGCCTTGGAGGCAGCAGGTGTGAATACCATAGGCGCAGTCGCCCAGTGTCTTGATCCTGCCGTATGTTTCGGTATCTGATGTACCAAGAAGCACAAGTATAAAATCTATGCGTTTATCCTTAGCCCATTTGAAGAAATCATCTGCACGTCCTTGAAGGAACATATCATGGCTGATGACTTCTGTGGGAGGCTGGATAGGGTTGCTGCTGATTGCAATATTCATCTGCTTCATGACCCGAACAAAATCATCCACAGTGCTCCTCTGGACAGGCCCGAATCTGCCTGGTTTGACGTTGACATAGGTCCAGTTTTGGATGTTCTTGCCGGGCTTGTACACCTTTATGTCTCTCATATTCCAGCTGCCCTCTCTTGGATGAACCTGGGTGAGCTTGGCTCCAGGACCGTAGTAGGAGATAGCCGGAGCATTGAGGACGCGTCCTTGGACAGTAAGCAGTTGTTTACCAACTTGGATACCGAATTGATCCTAGGCCAGTTAATATCTTCCCATAAGTATATCACAACAATACATACTAGTTTCTCATCGTCCAGACCCAAAGTTTCCCGTGCATCTGTTGTGATAGATAGAGCATTAGCGTAAGGTGATCGACAGGCAAAATCGACCATCGCAGTTGATTCTTGGCTAGTCAACTTTGCCTTGACTGATTGTCCCGGCAGGATCTCGACGTACTCCGCCGGGGTGAAATTCGGGTTTGCGGCAGTGCCAAGATTGAGAAGAGGGTAGTCCTTGAGATCGTTCTTTCTGTATTCTAGGTAGGGTGTGTTAGATGCTAGTTTCAAGTTGACAGGGGCAAAACGTACTCCGCTTGTAGAATTCTTTGACAGTGATGTATTCACCGCTCCCTTTGGAATCAGATAGGTAGAATTCCACATTGTCCGGTCCAGGATATTCATACCCCTGCGTGAATCGGGGAGGATGCTCATTGCCACGAGAAGCTCGTTGAATCTCAGGTGCCCAGGCCA carries:
- a CDS encoding hypothetical protein (BUSCO:10061at5125), which translates into the protein MADRGDRGGRGGRGRGGRGGGYQDGRGGGRGGGYQDGRGGGRGGGYQDGRGGGRGGGDGRGRGDGGFRGGRGRGEGGRGDFRGGFGGPRGGRGGPDRGRGGYRGGRGGGQPSNEPPFFTIASGVPQPDAAVTKLEDEVVKNQNNSVAQLTSNMSKLGVEEKEDLGKFPARPAFGNKGRSVILWANYYQVDTKVPMLYKYTISIKEIVTESEEKSNEPAAAQPMGKGKGKGKPGKPKKSGTHEVKGRKLFLVIKETLAELTKKDKSLILATEFKSQLISLRKLDLGLDNSIQVNLTSSTNPDKIEVFEVTLHGPVVARVDEMLKYVKSTTSALNDTPAKPTNEDDAAKALAFPKFPDVVDALNVIFGFGPRSNDDVSAVGNSRFFSFKNGGICRDMSMRGRPLQAVRGTFQSVRLGTGRLLLNTNTTVGIFKLSGQCADIFEKLQIRPGHKKDGQMMRNLRLMNKFLPKTRVLAKMKFANEKEVKRPKAIYGLAWAPEIQRASRGNEHPPRFTQGYEYPGPDNVEFYLSDSKGSGEYITVKEFYKRKYRKNDLKDYPLLNLGTAANPNFTPAEYVEILPGQSVKAKLTSQESTAMVDFACRSPYANALSITTDARETLGLDDEKLDQFGIQVGKQLLTVQGRVLNAPAISYYGPGAKLTQVHPREGSWNMRDIKVYKPGKNIQNWTYVNVKPGRFGPVQRSTVDDFVRVMKQMNIAISSNPIQPPTEVISHDMFLQGRADDFFKWAKDKRIDFILVLLGTSDTETYGRIKTLGDCAYGIHTCCLQGDKITSNKNPLQYFANCALKWNLKAGGVNHKLHNEFGLIKEGKTMVVGYDVTHPTNMPLDQSDAAPSLVGLVATIDRDMGQWPAYSWEQSSKQEMLDETLTEAFKSRLELWQMHNRQQLPENIVIFRDGVSEGQFAQVLQKELPRIRIACNAKYPKNKAPKISLIVSVKRHQTRFYPTSAESMTSKNNIENGTIVDRGVTQARYWDFFLTAHSSIKGTARPAHYTVLLDEVFRAKYRAEAANELERYTHELCYLFGRATKAVSICPAAYYADIVCTRARCHRPEFFEISDVESVSTAGPGSSASGSKQVHADLANSMYYI